From the Daphnia magna isolate NIES linkage group LG3, ASM2063170v1.1, whole genome shotgun sequence genome, one window contains:
- the LOC116919489 gene encoding gephyrin produces the protein MTDEDRKISVGLLTVSDRCFQQLTKDISGSCLRELVDGGFHLKAKVLVEECVPDELEAINTVLTNWCDCLKVNLIFTLGGTGFSPRDITPEATRTVIEREAPGLSLAMIKMSLEITPLAMLSRPVCGIRKQSLIINLPGSPKAVKECFQMIAPSLQHAVDLITGSKDVAETHKIMQLSAMQVKRHHHSCQNLSPGDPQAVAFRPRHSNFPMINVTEAQDIVLNHCSVTAYEAIDYMGGVGRVLASDIFSRDPLPPFPASMKDGYAVIASDGLGVRQVIGASIAGSQLAEVKIHSGYCARISTGAPLPPGADSVIMVEETKLISASEDGQEELQVEIMAEVQRGQEIRSIGCDIKEGDLVLERGTVLTPTDVGILATVGQTEVEVYALPIVAVLSTGNELQESKTDLQSGRIRDSNRPALLTFLKQQGFPTVDAGIAEDHPESLHQRINAAFEKADVLVSTGGVSMGEMDLLRHILVSRFNAVIHFGRVDMKPGKPTTFASCQHDGKTKLIFALPGNPVSAIVTCHLFVIPACKKMSGHGRHLPIRVRAELSNSIGHFPLDSRPEYHRVTLQWHAEKPIACAISTGNQRSSRLQSMSRANGLAILPSKTPEILTIPNGTIVDVLVIDMF, from the exons ATGACCGATGAAGACCGGAAGATTTCTGTTGGGCTGTTGACTG TCAGTGACCGCTGTTTCCAACAGTTGACCAAAGACATCAGCGGAAGCTGTCTGCGTGAATTGGTTGATGGAGGCTTTCATCTAAAAGCCAAAGTCCTGGTGGAGGAATGTGTTCCTGATGAATTAGAAGCCATAAACACAGTTCTTACCAATTGGTGTGATTGTTTGAAAGTTAATTTGATTTTCACTTTAGGAGGAACAGGGTTTTCTCCAAGAGATATAACACCAGAAGCAACCAGGACAGTCATTGAGAGGGAAGCTCCTGGTCTCAGCTTGGCAATGATAAAAATGTCACTTGAAATCACTCCTCTTGCTATGCTATCCAGGCCAGTATGTGGCATTAGAAAGCAAAGTCTTATCATAAATTTACCTGGAAGTCCGAAGGCTGTTAAAGAATGCTTTCAAATGATAGCTCCATCCTTGCAACATGCTGTTGATTTAATAACTGGAAGCAAAGATGTTGCTGAAACCCATAAGATTATGCAGTTGTCTGCAATGCAGGTCAAAAGACATCATCATTCCTGCCAGAATTTAAGTCCAGGGGACCCTCAAGCAGTTGCATTCCGTCCTAGACATTCAAATTTTCCAATGATAAATGTAACGGAAGCGCAAGACATTGTTCTTAATCACTGCAGTGTCACAGCATACGAAGCTATCGATTATATGGGTGGTGTTGGCCGTGTACTGGCTTCAGACATCTTTTCACGGGAtccccttcccccttttccAGCTTCAATGAAAGATGGCTATGCTGTCATAGCTTCGGATGGCCTAGGTGTGCGACAAGTAATTGGTGCGTCGATCGCGGGTTCACAACTTGCTGAAGTAAAGATTCACTCTGGATATTGTGCCAGGATCAGCACAGGTGCTCCCTTACCACCAGGAGCCGACTCCGTTATTATGGTGGAAGAGACCAAATTAATTTCTGCGTCTGAAGATGGCCAAGAAGAATTGCAAGTTGAAATAATGGCTGAAGTTCAACGTGGTCAGGAGATCCGGTCTATTGGCTGCGATATCAAAGAAGGAGATCTTGTGCTTGAAAGGGGAACTGTTCTCACTCCTACTGACGTGGGAATTCTCGCCACGGTAGGTCAAACGGAGGTAGAAGTTTACGCATTACCAATCGTAGCCGTGTTATCTACTGGTAACGAGTTACAAGAAAGCAAAACCGACTTGCAATCCGGACGCATCCGAGACAGTAACCGACCAGCATTACTGACCTTCTTAAAGCAACAGGGATTTCCCACCGTCGACGCTGGAATAGCCGAAGATCATCCTGAGTCACTACATCAGCGGATCAATGCAGCTTTTGAGAAGGCGGATGTTCTAGTCTCTACTGGAGGGGTTTCAATGGGTGAAATGGATCTACTTCGCCACATTTTAGTTAGTAGATTCAACGCCGTGATCCACTTCGGTCGCGTTGATATGAAACCTGGAAAGCCAACCACTTTTGCCTCGTGTCAACATGATGGGAAGACAAAATTAATCTTTGCCTTGCCAGGAAATCCTGTCTCCGCTATAGTGACTTGTCATCTGTTCGTTATCCCAGCTTGTAAAAAAATGTCCGGGCATGGAAGACATCTTCCAATAAGGGTAAGAGCAGAGCTGTCGAACTCCATAGGTCACTTTCCTCTTGATTCTCGCCCAGAATATCATCGTGTGACTCTTCAGTGGCATGCAGAGAAACCCATTGCATGCGCGATCTCCACTGGAAACCAAAGAAGTAGTCGCCTTCAAAGTATGAGTCGTGCCAATGGGCTCGCCATTTTACCCTCCAAGACACCAGAAATATTGACGATTCCTAATGGAACAATCGTGGATGTATTAGTGATAGATATGTTCTGA
- the LOC116919494 gene encoding sister chromatid cohesion protein DCC1 produces MNNPSAEVKIKGKKMDRSLQQVNTILNLAKLTESDIKKDSHVLQFIPQILDSKQVKLLEVSKDTLEYINSGECLFIKGNEDAHVIICSNSNSFELKEAETSNSMLLMPSLLQGTLIEDTGSRTLKKQEVFGVYHTYYEMRLTRPKLQSLRNALAKYPYRGKNSEVIKEAVGQSFTELKVMIQASEEEIINQLQEMPAAKVRGKWRLLDVGFLFGWVSYLDSILREKKLSLEEVTLANIENWMGLYDTEDINAKCISLFMEVDGNSLRWKPEAVSQLFALYLLPELRAFDSKDFFTAWQQSMPVGVMTNEEHLNGVALVDYDSNPSLVKYLPEFELPEEINERLDILFRNRAKWTLQSITPYVQPLTDNNLNVAALLTKYARSSTINGVKYYSSKY; encoded by the exons ATGAACAATCCGTCTGCAgaggtaaaaataaaaggaaaaaaaatggataggAGTCTCCAACAAGTCAATACAATTCTAAACTTAGCTAAATTAACCGAGTCTGACATAAAAAAAGATAGTCATGTGTTGCAGTTTATTCCTCAAATTTTAGATTCAAAGCAAGTAAAGCTATTAGAAGTCAGTAAGGACACTTTGGAATACATCAACAGTGGGGAatg CCTTTTTATAAAAGGTAATGAAGATGCCCATGTTATCATATGCAGCAATTCAAATTCatttgaattaaaagaagCAGAAACATCAAATAGTATGCTTCTGATGCCATCTCTTTTGCAAGGAACACTTATAGAAGACACAGGATCAAGAACTCTGAAGAAACAAGAG GTGTTTGGTGTCTACCACACTTATTATGAGATGAGGCTCACCAGGCCAAAGCTGCAATCACTTAGGAATGCATTAGCCAAATACCCCTACAGAGGGAAAAATTCTGAAGTTATTAAAGAAGCTGTGGGTCAATCATTTACTGAACTTAAAGTAATGATTCAGGCAAGTGAAGAGGAAATAATAAACCAGCTTCAAGAGATGCCAGCAGCAAAAGTGAGAGGCAAATGGCGATTACTTGatgttggttttttgtttggctgGGTTTCGTACCTAGATTCCATcttaagagagaaaaaattaagCCTTGAGGAGGTTACACTAGCTAACATTGAGAACTGGATGGGGTTGTACGATACTGAAGATATAAATGCAAAATGTATTTCACTTTTCATGGAGGTGGATGGAAACAGTTTGAGATGGAAACCAGAGGCTGTCTCTCAATTATTTGCCCTGTATCTCTTGCCAGAGCTAAGAGCATTTGACAGCAAGGACTTTTTCACTGCTTGGCAACAATCAATGCCTGTAGGGGTGATGACCAACGAAGAACACTTAAACGGCGTAGCTCTTGTCGACTATGACTCAAATCCGTCATTAGTTAAATATTTGCCTGAATTCGAGTTACCAGAGGAGATTAACGAAAGGTTGGACATTTTGTTTCGTAACAGAGCGAAATGGACATTACAGTCCATCACACCTTATGTTCA GCCACTGACTGACAACAATTTGAATGTTGCAGCTTTGCTAACCAAGTATGCGAGATCCTCAACCATAAATGGAGTGAAGTACTACAGTTCGAAATACTAA